A stretch of DNA from Alicyclobacillus acidocaldarius subsp. acidocaldarius Tc-4-1:
CGATTCGTCCGCCAGTTCCTGACCGAGCTTTTCGAGCTGAAATTCCGCCTTGTCGAGCTGCTCCCGGCAAAACTTCACCAGCCGCATCGACTCCTCGTACGCCCGGATCGACGCGTCGAGAGGCAGATCCCCCGCCTCGAGCTGGCGCACGATTTCCTCCAGCCTCCGCATGGCTTGTTCAAAGGTCCAATCGGAGCTGTTCCACTCGGCCGCCCGCGCCTCCTCCACGGCCCTTCACCTCCGCTTCCACGGTGCCGTCGTGCATTCGAATTCCAATGCGCTTGCCTGGGCTGAGCGATTGGGCCGAGGTGAGAACAGATCGCCCATCCTCGTCAAGAATCACGCCGTATCCGCGCCGTAACACGGCCAACGGATTCAGTGCCTCGAGCTTGCCAATGACGCCCTCGAGTTTCCGGCTCTGCACGAGCAACTGGCGTTCGGTAAGCGAACGCACCTGGTGCTCGAGGCGCATGAGGTCTCGCCTGCGGCCCTGAATCGCCCCGCCCAGCGGCACGCGCTGAAGCCTTCGCTCCAGATCGGCCAGCGCTCGACGGCGCAACCCAATGGGTCGGCGCTGGGCCTCACGCACGCGCGTTTCCATGTAGTCGACGAGCTGGCGTCTCACCGCAATGATCCGCGTCGGGTCCCGAAGCGCGGGCCTCCCCGCCAGATCCAACAGACGCTCTCGCCCCCAACTGACCTTGACCAACGCCGCCTTCCGCGCCCTGGCCGACGCCTGCTCCAAGTACGCCCGAAGCTCAGCTTGATGCGGACACACGAGCTCTGCAGCCGCCGTAGGAGTCGCGGCTCGGACGTCCGCCGCGAAATCGCACAGGGTCACGTCGGTCTCGTGCCCGACAGCTGAGACCACGGGCACGGGCGATCGCGCCACAGCCCGCACCACCATCTCCTCGTTGAACGGCCAAAGCTCCTCCAATGAGCCGCCGCCACGCCCTACGATGATCACGTCCACCCTCGGCTCGAGGGCGTACAAAATCTCGAGCGCGCGTACAATCGTGGGCGCCGCGTCAGGGCCCTGCACCTGCGCCGGCGCGAGGATGACCCGAGCGAGCGGATACCGTCGTTCGATGGTCGTGCAAATGTCTCGAATCACCGCGCCTGTGGGACTGGTAACAACTCCCACGCGCAGTGGAAACCGAGGGAGAGGCCGCTTCCGCTCCGGAGCAAACAACCCCTCTTGGGCGAGCCGCTGTCGAAGCTGTTCGTAGCGGACGTACAGGGCGCCCAATCCATCGGGCTCAAGATCCTCTACATAGAGCTGATACTGGCCATCCCGCTCGAAGACGCCCACGGAGCCGAATGCGATCACCCGCATCCCATCTTCAGGCTGGAATTGGAGACGGCGGTTCCGGCTGCTGAACATGACCGCTCGGATCCGGCTCGTCTCGTCCTTAAGCGTAAAATACATGTGGCCACTTGGGTGGTGTTTGAAATTCGAGATCTCCCCGACCACGCGACACTGGATGAGTCTCGGATCCGACTCCAAACGCTCCTTGATGCGCCGATTGAGTTCGGTGACGGTGACCACCGCTTCCGCCTCGGCCGCCGGTCGCGTCAGCGCGTTCATCCTCGTTCTCCTCCTCGCCGCATGGCGCATAGATCGACAGCGTTCTGAGCCACCATCGCAACCGTCATGGGACCCACGCCGCCCGGAACCGGCGTGAACCACGAGGCGCGCTCCCAAACACCGGGATCGACATCCCCTCGTAGGCCGTCCGCGGTGTACGTGAGCCCCACGTCGATCACGACCGCGCCCGGTTGGACCTCCTCTGCCCGAACGAGCCCCGGTGCGCCCGCCGCGCTCACGACGATGTCCGCCTGCCGCGTCCACAGCGCCACGGACCGCGTCTGTCGATGACATTGTACCACGGTCGCGCCGTGCGCCATGAACCACTGGGCAATGGGCCATCCCACCAGCGGACTGCGGCCAATCACGCACGCTACCTTGCCGCGCACGCCAATCTTGTGCTGAAGCAGAAGTTCCCCGACGCCCCGCGCCGTGCAAGGCCAAACGCGAGGGTGGCCATATGCCATCCGACCCAGGTTCTCGGGATGAAGCCCGTCCACATCCTTCTCTGGGTGTACATGCCTCAGGATCTCCCTCTCGTCCCACCCTTCCGGAAGCGGAAGTTGGACCAAGATGGCGTCCACCTCGTCGTCCTCGTTCAAGCGCTCAATCGCCGAACGCAGGGCCTCGGGTCCCTCGGCCGTTTGGAACGTGCGGATTTCGGCGATAAGCCCCGCTCCACGTGCGAAGCGAGCCTTTCGCCGCACGTGCCCGAGCGATACCTCGTCCGCCTCGGAGACCAACATGACGAGCTTCGGCAAGACGCCGCGCGACGCGAACTCTTCAACGCGCCGCCGGAGCTCTTCCTGTACTCGCTCAGCCGCTCGTTTCCCGTCCAACCGCTGCGCCATCCTACCCCATGCCTCCATCCACAAGACAGAAAGCGACAGGCTGTCCGCTCCGCGGAGCCGAACAGCCTGTCCGCCATCCTCAATGACCCAGGTTCGTCATGCTCGTGCTGTGACCCGGGAACAGCTTCGCTTTCGGGTCGATGTAGGTCTTAGCGTTGTTGACCGCTGTCGGCGCTTCGCCGAAGCCCGTCGCGATAAGCTTCAGCTTGCCGGGATAGGTGACGACATCTCCCGCCGCATACACGCCCGGAATGTTGGTTTCCATCTTGGAATTGACGACAATGTCGTTCTTCTCAATCTCAAGTCCCCACTCCTTGATGGGGCCAAGCGAAGCGTGAAACCCGAGCCCGCTCACGATGGCATCGACTTCGAGCTCTTCCTGTTGCTTGGTCTGGTTGTTGACGATCACGGCCTTTTCGACCCAATTTCCCCCTTGCACATCCACCAACTCATAGAACGTCTTCACGTGCACGCGCGACTCGAACAGTTTCCGGACGCTGTCCTCATGCGCTCTGAAGCCGTCTCGGCGATGGATGAGCGTGACCGACTCAGCGACCTCCTCGAGCATCAGCGCATAGTCCACAGCTGTGTCACCGCCGCCGATGACGAGCACCCGCTTGCCGCGATAGTGGTCGATCTTGTCAATGTAATAAGCCACCCCACGGCCTTCGAAGTGCTTGGCGGACTCCGCCGGAAGCGGCCTCGGCGTGAAGGCGCCGATGCCCGCGCAGATGATCACCGCCTTGCCCACGTGCACCGACTGATTGGTATGCAGTTCAAACAGCCCATCTTCGCGCTTGACGAGCCGCTCGACGGACTCGTTCAAATGGACGCCCGGCTTGAACGTCATCGCCTGCTCGATCAGCTGATCGACGAGATCGCGCGCGCGAATTTTCGGAAATCCAGCGACGTCGTAAATGTACTTTTCGGGGTACAGCATGGCAAGTTGTCCGCCCAATTGCGGTAAACTATCAATAATTTTACAAGAACAATTGCGCAATCCTGCGTAAAACGCCGCGAAAAGGCCGGTCGGGCCACCCCCGATGATCAACATATCTGTGACATTCTCTTGAACCTGTACGTTCTCCGACAACGCAGAACCTCCTTTGTTCACGACACTACGGGCCCCATTATAGCAAGATAGGTCCGAAAAGACTATCAATGCCCATGTGCTTTGTCGACAATTTTCTGTTCGAGATTTTTGCAGAAGGAATTAGGGCGCGCGCTCGCGCCAGTATCCGATAGTCGCCACGCCGAGCGCGTTGTCCCTCGCGAACTCCGATGGAGCAAAGACCACGCGGATCCCGGGCACGCGCCGCTCCAGGCGCGAACGAAGGGCGGACTGGATAAACTGATTCGACGCTACGCCGCCCGCGATGAGGACATGCCGGGTGATTCCCGTATGTCGAACGGCATATTCAACAGCTTTCGCGACCGAGCGCGCGATGCACATCTCGACGGCACGCGCCACCTCTTGGGCCGGAGCACCAGCCTGCACGGCGCGCAGCGCCGCCGTCAGAGGCCCCGAAAAGCTCATACTCGCTCCGCGAACCGGCGATTTCAGCACCAATTCACCCGGGGAGGTACCGCACCGCCGCGCGAGCTGTTCGAGGTGTGGCCCGGCGGGAAAAGGGAGCCCCAGCGCGACACCGACGCGATCGACCAACTGCCCGGGATGTAGGTCCAGCGCCTCTCCGAGGCGGGTGATGGCGTACCCGGACGGTGTGCGGCGCGCGAGGACGACGTCACACGTGCCGCCCGACATGTGGACGGCGACAAATGGGGCGCCAGGCATCGGCGCGAAGTACTCCGCGGCGGCGAGATGGCCTTCCTGATGCGAAGTCCGCGTGAGCGGAATGCCGAGGCTTTGGGCCAGCGACGCGGCCACCGCGAGCCCACTTTGAAACACCGGCATGTACGAGGACGCCCACGGCCTTGGCCGCACGGAGACAGCGACGCGGCGCCACGCGGGCCGGATGCCCTCTGCCGTCAGCTGGTCCAACAGCTCGGCCATCACCGTGGGGAAGTTCTGCACATGCTGAAACGCGGCCTCGCTCTGGCGCAGGCCGCGTTCTCCGGGCGGCACGCGCAGCGGTCTCCGAGCCTCGGCTACCATCCGCCCAAGGACGGCGTCCACTGCGCACACAGAAGTCGTATAGTTGCTCGTATCCACGCCTAGCACGAGAGCTGTTTCACGCGCCATCTTCGACGCCCTCCCGCGCCGCTTCGGCCGCGCTTGCTGTCCGCTTCTCCTGCCCCGCATCGCGCATATCCGCACGTCGCCGGTCCGCCACGGCGGGCAAAAGCTTGGCGAGCACGCCGTTCACGAACCGACCGGATTGCTCCGTCGCGAACGTTTTGGCAATCTCCACGGCCTCATCGATGGCGCTGGCAATGGGCAGTTCCGGCTCGAACAGCAATTCGTACGTGGCGAGGCGCAAAACGTTCCGCTCGACGCGCCCGAGGCGCTCGGGCGACCAGCGCTCCATGTGCCGGGCGAGCAACTCGTCAATCTCGTTCAGATGCCGACGCGTGCCATCGACGAGTTCCTCGATGTACGAGACGTCTTCCCCGGGAGCCAGGCCGCGTTCGGCCAATACGGAGGCTATTGCTTCCGCAGAGCCGAGATCGCCCTGGACATCGAGCACGCACAGCGCCTGCAGCGCGCACTCCCTTGCTTCATGTCGGGTCAATCGGCTTCACTCCGTCTATCGATCTGTCAACAGGCGTTCCAGGATGCGGCGCCAGGATTGATTTTCCTCCCAGACGCGCCCTCCGGCGTATCCAACCGCGGCGAGAACAAAGAGGAGCAGGACACGCCAAAACCCGAAGATCATCCACAGGATCCAAAACAAGATCCCGGCGGCAACCCCATGATATCTTCGCGGACGACTCCGAAACCAAAACCACGCTCTCTCGAGGCCGTTCATGCGCCACTCCACGCCTTGCCGACGTGCCCGTTCGGGGCAATTTCCGTGACGTGGACGATGACGCGTTCCACTTTGACGCCGGCCGTCCGCTCGACGTACTCCTTCACCGCCGCTTGGGCTTCACGGCTGAGCGCCGCAATGTCGATGTCGGGCAACACCTGCATCCGGCAGGCGATGAGAATGCCTTCGTGTCCCTGCCGCACGCGGGAGTCGAACGACTCGGCGCCTTTCAGCTGCGAACCCCGGCGGTTTGCCAGCTGGCGCAAGGTCTCATACGAGATGCGAATCTGGCCGTGATCGCCCGCCAACAGGACGGACTCGGTAGGACCGCCCGCGCCGCGGCGGCGGGAGCGGTAGAAGAGGAAGCGGATGGACAACAGCGCGCCGACCACGCCCACCACGAGGCACACGACGTTCCACGGCTGAACCGTGACTTCACTCGCAGCCCACGTGACCGAGATGACGCCCGCGCCGAGCAACGCGAGAAGCACGCCCAGCACGAGCCCCACGAGCGACAACAGGAACAAGAGGAATCGATCGCCGAAATTCATCCAATCCCTCCTGTCGAGCGCTCCTCCCTAGGGAGCGCCGCTCCAATCTGATCCGCATCTTGTGCGCGCTCCAATTCCGTCTGGAAGGCCACGCCCACCACGTGGACATGCACGGCGTTGACGCGCAGGCCCGTCATCGACTCGACGGACGATTTCACGTGCTCCTGGATCTGGTACCCGACCTCCGGAATGCTCACGCCGAACCGGAGTTGCACCCAGACGTCGATGGTGCACGAGCGCGCCGCCTCGTCATACTGAACCTTGACGCCTCTCGCCATATTTTTCTTCCTGTGATGGACTCGGTGATGCCTACGGCCAGCGAGCCGCTGGTGCCGATCACGCCGTCTACCTCGTTCGTCGCCACGCCTGCGATGATCTGCACGACTTCATCCGAAATGTGCACCGAACCGCGCTCAGTCAACTCGTACTCCATGTCGGCCATCTCCATCTTCCTCCCCAGCCCTTGTCGGGCTCCGCGTGAGAATGGAACGGAATGTTAACGTTCTTCGTCTAGAGTATTGGATTTTCCTCCAAAAATCGAGTCGATACGTCACCCTTTCGAAAACGCTCGTTCTGGAGGAGCGCCATATGAAAGGGAATGGTCGTCTGGATCCCCTCGATCTCATACTCGCTGAGCGCAGACAACATCCGGGCGATGGCCTGATCGCGCGTCGGCGCCCACACAATGAGCTTAGCCACCATGGAGTCGTAGTACGGCGGGATGGTGTAGCCCGGATAGCAGGCGGAATCCACGCGCACACCTGGGCCGGACGGCGCCAAATACGAGCGGATGGTCCCCGGCGAAGGCGCGAACTGGCGGTACGGGTCCTCCGCATTGATGCGGCATTCGATGGCGTGGCCTCGCAATACGATGTCCTCCTGCTTGACCGAGAGAGGTTCCCCTGCTGCCACCAGGATCATCTCGCGGACGAGATCGACACCGGTCACCCATTCGGTCACAGGGTGTTCGACCTGAATGCGCGTGTTCATCTCCATGAAGTAGAAATCGCCATCCGGCGTGTAGATNAACTCCACGGTGCCCGCGCCCACGTAGTCCACCGCCTGAGCCGCCCGCACCGCCGCGGGCTCCCCCATCTCCTGCCGCTTCTCTTCCGTCATGACGGGACATGGCGACTCTTCGACAAGCTTCTGAAGGCGGCGCTGCACAGAACAGTCGCGTTCTCCTAGGTGAATCACATTGCCGTGTCGGTCCGCGAGGATCTGAATCTCCACGTGGCGCATCCGCTCAATGTACTTTTCGATGTAGATGCCCGGGTTGCCGAACGACGCCTCGGCTTCCCTGCGGGCTTGGTCGTACGCCTTCCGGAGTTCCGGCTCGTCCCGCACCACTCGAATACCGCGGCCGCCGCCTCCCGCGGTGGCCTTGATGATCAAGGGGTAACCGATGGCGTTCGCGATGGCGAGGGCCTCGTCCAAGGACTCGACGAGACCTTCGCTCCCCGGAACCGTCGGCACACCGGCCCTGCGCATGGTCATCTTCGCTGTCGACTTATCGCCCATGAGCTCAATGGCCCGCGGGCTCGGCCCGATGAACGTGATTCCGCACGCCTCGCACGCCTCCGCAAAGTCGCTGTTCTCGGAAAGGAATCCGTATCCCGGATGCACCGCGTCGACCCCACACAGCGTCGCCACCGACATCACGCTGGGGATGTTGAGATAGCTCATCTTGGCGGGCGCTGGCCCAATGCAATACGCCTCGTCCGCCATTCGCACATGCAGCGCATCCCGATCCGCCGTCGAATAGATGGCCACCGTCTCGATCCCCAGTTCGCGGCATGCGCGGATCACGCGGACCGCGATCTCGCCGCGATTCGCGACCAACACGCGCTTAAACATCCACGGCTCTCCTTCACCCAGTCAGTTTTCGAACAGACACCCCGTCAGGTGCGGCGCACCTTGAATAGAGGCTGACCATACTCCACCAACTGTCCGTTTTCCGCCAAGATCTCGACGATCTCGCCCGAGACCTCGGCCTCGATCTCGTTCATCAGCTTCATCGCTTCAATGATGCACACGACCGTCTTCGGCCCGACTTGCGAGCCGACGTCCACGAAGGGAGGCGCATCCGGCGCCGGCGCCCGATAGAATGTGCCCACCATCGGCGACGTGATGACGTGCAGCGCCGGGTCCTCCGCCGCGGGAGCCGCGCTCCCCGATGGCTGCGCAGCGGATGGCGCGGGTGCGGCCTGAGCGGCAGGCATCGTCACCTGCGGCACCGTGTACGAGACCATCTCGGCCCGCTTCGCCAATCTCACCTTCCCGTCCTCAAACTCGAGTTCCAACTCGGTCAGCGTGCTGTCGTCCAGCAAGCGAATCAGCTCACGAATTTCTTGCATCGTCAGCAACCCATCGTCTCTCCCCGATCCGGATCTCCAAATCCATCTGACAAGGTCTTCACGAGTATACCACAGGGACGCCTACCGTTCTAGGGAATGGAAGAACGTAGAAGAGGCTGCCCTCGCGCCATCGCATACCGATGGCATCCGGGCCAGCCCCCTCGTGGCGTGGCAATGGAAAGAATTTTGGGGCAGCCCCTGCAGCGTCTGCGCGCCTGGGGCAGCCCCCACCACCGCTTGGGTTTAAGCGTGCGGTTTGACGGAAATGTTGAAGATCGACGTATCCAGCTGCTGACTCACGATGTTCATGATCTTCACGGCGTCGGCCTTCGAGAGATGATTCGTCTCGACATACACCGTGAACGTGGTCTGGTTCTTGTCCGGCGCGATGACAGCGTTTTTGTATCCCTCCGCGATCACGGCCTGCGTCGCTTGCTGCAAGCTGTTGTACAGCGCTTCTTCCTCGCCCAGCTGCTTTTGTGCCTCGGCGATCTGCGCCTGAGAGGCGTTGTTGTTTGCAATGATTGCCTGGTCGTTCGAGATTCTCTGGCTGATCTCGTTGTTCACGGAAGCCTGGAGCGCGTTGTACCAATTGTCCGCACTGGACACGCTCGACCCGGTGGTCGTCTGCGTTTGATTTGAGACCTGCGTCGCATTGGTGGGACTGGTCGTCACCGTGGGCGTCGTCGCGTTCGACGGGTTCGTGGATGTGGTGCTGGTCTGATTGTTCATCGTGTAGTAGCCAATCAGCATGAGGCTCAGCACCATCATCGTGGACAACCACACCGTCTGCCGTTTCACCATCGCATGCATCCTCCTAATCTCCGTCTAGTCACCCTTTTGAGGTTCGACAGTAATCTTATATGCGGGCACGTCCAACACATTCGTAATCGCGTCCACGATTTCTGTTTTCGCTTGGACAAAGTTTTCTGCATCCACCGTGACCAACACGCCCAGGACGCCGACGCCGCTCGAGCCCCCGCTGGCCAGTTGTCCGTTTTGCGCGAGGGTCACGAGCACCGACACGGCGTTCACCCCCGGGAGTTTTTCCAACATCGACTGCAACTCGTTTTCGTAGTAGGATGCGACGGACACCAGCCCCTGCGGCCCCTCGTCGCCGCCTGTGGCGTTCCACGGCCAGGTCGAGCCCATGACGCTGGTGTTGGCCGGCGCCCCTGAACTGACGGGCTGCGATCGCGCCGCGGGCCATAACCAACTGAACGCCAACAACACCACGCCGAGCGCTCCCAAGGCGACAAGCGCGCGCTGCTTCAGGAGAAGGTTCCAATTCATCGTGGCGCGTCTCCCTCGTCCACCACCGCGACCTGGTTCAGCCCGATGTCGAGTTGGGACGCGATGATCTGCCGGATCTCCGTCGCATCCGCCAGGCCCGTTGGCCGGATCCACACAGTAACTTCCATCTGATCGGTGCTCGTGGGGTGTTCGACGGTCACCTTGACCACCTCCGAACGGACGGGTTCTGGCAGAGACGCCTCGGCCCATTCCGCGAGATACGTGGCGGCGTCCTGATCCTCCGCCTGATGAAGAGCTTGCGCGTAATCTTGGGCAGCCCGGCTTTCTGCCTGTGCCGGGGCCGTGGTGGCGGTGTTTCCAAACAGCATGTCGGAGGCCCGGTTGGCTGCACTGTCCGCCCATCCTCCTCGAAGCGCCGGCAGGATAGGGCTCAACAACGCCACCAAGAGCGCCACCCCCACCACCATCCGGACATAGCGCACAAGCCTACCGGACGGCAGCATCATCTCCGCGATCCCGCCCATGAACGCAATCGCCACCACCTGCCTCAGCCATTCTCCCAACCCGCTCACGCTGTGATCACCGCCAGGTTGGCCGCTGCAAGCAGGATGCAGATGGCGAAGAAGAACATGAGCGCCACCGTGGCTACCGAGGCAAACACGAGCAGCATGGTCTTCCCAAGCGCCCCGAGGCAAGCGATGATGGGCGTCTCGCCCACCGGCTGCATCACGGCCGCTCCCGCCGAATACATCGCCGAGACCGCGAGGATTTTCAGCGCCGGAAACGCCGCGATGAGCGCGATCACGATAAGACCGGCGATCCCGACCGCGTTTTTGACGAGAAGAGAGGCGCCAAGCACGGTTTCAGCGGCGTCGGAGATGGCCTTGCCCACCACGGGCACAAACGTCCCGACGCCAAACTTCATCGTCCGAAGCGCCAGGCCATCCGCAATTCCACGCCCTGTCCCCTGCACCGCGGTCACGCCCACAAACACCACGAGGGCAAAGCTCAAGACGGCGAGTCCAGCTGTCCGCGCTAGGGATGCCAGCCGTGTCAGCGGATACCGTGGGGCCATCGACGACGCAAGCTCCAAAACAGCCGCTAAAAACACCAGTGGAAAGACGACGAGGAACACGACATTCGAGACGAAATGCACACAAAAGATGAGCATGGGCTGAAAAAACGCCGCCGACGCGAACGATCCGGACCCCGCAAGCAGCGCGATGGACACCGGCATGGTGGCCAGCATAAAGTGATTCATGGACTCGATGGCCTGTCGCGCCGATCCGAACGTTTCCAGGAGCGACCGAGTGACGAGGGCCGCAAGCACGAATGACACGACCATTTGGGCCACTTCGCCCACGGACTCTTCGGCAAAGGACGCCTGCATCATTCGGAGCAGTGCCGCGGCCACAGAAAGAATGAGAATGCCTCCGAAGAGGCCGAGATCGTCGACGACTTCCTGAAAAAAGTAGTGCATCAAGCCGGACACCATCCCATGAAAGGACGGACCGCCGTGCTCAAGCACTGACTGGATGAGTGACGGACCTTTGGTCTTCGGAAGAAATCCCCCGTATTGGGATTCGAGTTGGTGCCAATAGGCGTCAATGGCGTGCGTGTCGACGTGATCGAGCTCGCTCTGCGCCGTGTTTTGGAGGATTTGTTCGGCGGACTGTTCGGAAAACTGGGTCACCGATCCGTTCGCCGAATCGCCCCGCGCGCAAATAGGGAGCGCGACGAGGCTGACTAAGGACGTGAACAGCGCGATGATCAGGCGCCATCGGTTCCTCACAAGCCTCGCCCCTTCATGGAATCATCCGAACGATCACGTCGAGCACGTCCTTGAAGATGGGCAACGCCAAAAGCACAATCCCGATTTTTCCGGCGAGCTCGATCCGCCCGCCGAGCGCAGACTCGCCAGCGTCGCGGGCGATGTCCGCCGCGAACTCCACGACGTACGCGATACCGAGGATGCGGATGAGCGTCTGGAGAAACATGTGGTTCATGTGCGCCGCCGTCGTCAATTGCTGAAACGTGTCCAGCGCGCCCGAGATGGATCGCACCAACAACAGGAGAATCAGGACGCCCGCGAACAAGCTCACCAGCGTCGCGAAGGACGGCATTTGAGGTCGCAGAAGCGCTGCGAGCACCGTGGCGGTCAGGCCGATGCCGATGATTTGGACCATGTGCACGGGCGTCACCTACTGCAGCAGAAAGACGCTGGTGATTTCGTGATACAGGTGATCGACGTACCCAATCACAATCACGAACACGGCCACCAAGCCTGCCAGGGTGGCCCAGTGCGCGAAATCCTCTTTGCCACTCTGCTTCAATACGGTGTGAAAGATAGCCGCGATAAAGCCTACGGCGAAAATGCGAAACAGATCCCGAATCTCGGGCGACATCACGCATCCCCTCTTTTCGCGCACATTGCCTCGTGCCCGCTCACAGGAGCAGTAGGACGATGAACACCCCGGCCAACATACCCAGGTACGTCCACAGCCGCGCGCCCTGGTTCGCTTCGTCCTGCGCCGCCTGAATCGCTGCTTCCAGATCTGCGCGCGCCGCGAGAAAGGGCTGTTGCAGGTGATCGCGATCGGCTACGGCGATGGAGCGCAACAAGCGAAGGAACGGCTCCGCGTCCACATCCCGCAGGGTTCCGCTCGTCGCCGAGGCAAGCGAGACGTTCTGGAGCGCGATGTCGGGGGAGTCGGCGGGACGGCTGAGTACATTCGCCATGTCCACGAGCCAAGCTCCGCACCACCCTCCGAGCCGCGTGCCGACCGCGCGCAACGCCTGGGGAATGGGCGTCGCATGGTATTCGACTTCGCTCTGAAGCTCGATGAGCGCCTGGAGCAACTGCCTGAGCGCCTTCGGCCGATCCCGGTAGCCCTGAGCCACGCGAAATCCGATGAGCGTAGAGGCGAATAGCACCAACAAAGCGCCCACCAGCTTCATCTTTCCGCGGCGCCCCCGCGGCGAAGCGGTCGCCCCTCCGCATCCAGGACCGCCTCGACGCTGCCCGGTCCATGACGGCGGCTCAACACGATGTACCGATCGAAGGCGCGCGCGGAGAACAATCTTTCCATCCACGGCCTGCGGCGCCACGCGTCGAGCGAAGCGGCGTGCGCGGTCGCCACCACCGCGACGCCTGCAAGCGACGCCTCCATCACCGCCTCCGCATCCTCCATTCGGCCGATTTCGTCCGTGACCACGACGTGCGGAGACAGGCTCCGAATCGCCATCATCATGCCCTCCGCTTTCGGACACCCGTCGAGGACGTCCGCGCGGGGGCCGAGATCGAATTGCGGGATGCCGTCAACGCTGCCCGCAATCTCCGAGCGCTCGTCGATGACGGCGACCTTCAAGCCGGGATTGTCAGGCGCGAAGTCGCCGTAGCTGAGCCGGCGCGCCACATCGCGTACGAGCGTCGTCTTGCCGCACTGCGGCGGCGATACGATGAGCGACGACAGTGGACGGCGTGAGACGCGATCGTACAAGAAAGGCAGTACGGACGCCGCCGCGCCCGGGTGATCGCGCGAAATGCGAACGTTGAGCGAGGTGACGTGGCGAAAGGCGCGCACATGCCCCGCTTCCACCACGGCGCGGCCCGCAATGCCCACCCGGTGTCCGCCCGGCAAGGTGACGTATCCGTGCCGCATGTCTTCCTCCACGGCGTAACGAGAAAACTGCGTCAGGCGCTGCACAACCTGCGCCAATTCGTCGGCGGAAACGCGCACACCGCGATGCGGTGACTGCGTGAGTTCGCCATCTTCCGCCAAAAAGGCGGGGCGCTGACGCAGGCACAGTTCGAGCGGCTGCCCGGCGCGCAGACGAATCTCCTCAAGTTCATCGAGCAAGTCGTCCCTCAAGCTTTGGAGCGACCGCGCCGACTCGCCGGGCAACACGGCGAGCACTTGCTCCAGGACCGATCTCGGATTCGAATGCGCCGCCGACACACCGGCCACCCCCTGCCCTAGTCCATGTATATGGACGGGCGTGCGCCTGTATGCGAATGGCCGGTTCGTCGGAACCCCGCGTGAAGGGATTGCATTGAATGAGGAGAAGAGCGAGGAGGGTCGATGGTGGATCTGTCTCTAATCGTCCGATGGATCGTCGTCTTCCTGGTGATCTTTCTACTTTTGATGGTGCTCGTATTCAGCCTCATGCGAAAGAAGGCATGAAAAGGCCCGTGCGGGAGGCGAATCCCACCTGCCGCACGGGCTTTTTCACCGCGCCCTTTGACTCACGCGCGCGACACGTATTCGCCGGAACGCGTGTCGATCACGACTTTGTCGCCCACGTTGATAAAGAACGGCACCTGCAGCGTGTACCCGGTCTCCACGGTCGCGGACTTGCTGCCGCCCGT
This window harbors:
- the xseB gene encoding exodeoxyribonuclease VII small subunit — protein: MEEARAAEWNSSDWTFEQAMRRLEEIVRQLEAGDLPLDASIRAYEESMRLVKFCREQLDKAEFQLEKLGQELADESASP
- the xseA gene encoding exodeoxyribonuclease VII large subunit, which translates into the protein MNALTRPAAEAEAVVTVTELNRRIKERLESDPRLIQCRVVGEISNFKHHPSGHMYFTLKDETSRIRAVMFSSRNRRLQFQPEDGMRVIAFGSVGVFERDGQYQLYVEDLEPDGLGALYVRYEQLRQRLAQEGLFAPERKRPLPRFPLRVGVVTSPTGAVIRDICTTIERRYPLARVILAPAQVQGPDAAPTIVRALEILYALEPRVDVIIVGRGGGSLEELWPFNEEMVVRAVARSPVPVVSAVGHETDVTLCDFAADVRAATPTAAAELVCPHQAELRAYLEQASARARKAALVKVSWGRERLLDLAGRPALRDPTRIIAVRRQLVDYMETRVREAQRRPIGLRRRALADLERRLQRVPLGGAIQGRRRDLMRLEHQVRSLTERQLLVQSRKLEGVIGKLEALNPLAVLRRGYGVILDEDGRSVLTSAQSLSPGKRIGIRMHDGTVEAEVKGRGGGAGGRVEQLRLDL
- a CDS encoding bifunctional 5,10-methylenetetrahydrofolate dehydrogenase/5,10-methenyltetrahydrofolate cyclohydrolase, coding for MAQRLDGKRAAERVQEELRRRVEEFASRGVLPKLVMLVSEADEVSLGHVRRKARFARGAGLIAEIRTFQTAEGPEALRSAIERLNEDDEVDAILVQLPLPEGWDEREILRHVHPEKDVDGLHPENLGRMAYGHPRVWPCTARGVGELLLQHKIGVRGKVACVIGRSPLVGWPIAQWFMAHGATVVQCHRQTRSVALWTRQADIVVSAAGAPGLVRAEEVQPGAVVIDVGLTYTADGLRGDVDPGVWERASWFTPVPGGVGPMTVAMVAQNAVDLCAMRRGGERG
- a CDS encoding NAD(P)/FAD-dependent oxidoreductase; protein product: MSENVQVQENVTDMLIIGGGPTGLFAAFYAGLRNCSCKIIDSLPQLGGQLAMLYPEKYIYDVAGFPKIRARDLVDQLIEQAMTFKPGVHLNESVERLVKREDGLFELHTNQSVHVGKAVIICAGIGAFTPRPLPAESAKHFEGRGVAYYIDKIDHYRGKRVLVIGGGDTAVDYALMLEEVAESVTLIHRRDGFRAHEDSVRKLFESRVHVKTFYELVDVQGGNWVEKAVIVNNQTKQQEELEVDAIVSGLGFHASLGPIKEWGLEIEKNDIVVNSKMETNIPGVYAAGDVVTYPGKLKLIATGFGEAPTAVNNAKTYIDPKAKLFPGHSTSMTNLGH
- a CDS encoding Kae1-like domain-containing protein, whose translation is MARETALVLGVDTSNYTTSVCAVDAVLGRMVAEARRPLRVPPGERGLRQSEAAFQHVQNFPTVMAELLDQLTAEGIRPAWRRVAVSVRPRPWASSYMPVFQSGLAVAASLAQSLGIPLTRTSHQEGHLAAAEYFAPMPGAPFVAVHMSGGTCDVVLARRTPSGYAITRLGEALDLHPGQLVDRVGVALGLPFPAGPHLEQLARRCGTSPGELVLKSPVRGASMSFSGPLTAALRAVQAGAPAQEVARAVEMCIARSVAKAVEYAVRHTGITRHVLIAGGVASNQFIQSALRSRLERRVPGIRVVFAPSEFARDNALGVATIGYWRERAP
- the nusB gene encoding transcription antitermination factor NusB, which codes for MTRHEARECALQALCVLDVQGDLGSAEAIASVLAERGLAPGEDVSYIEELVDGTRRHLNEIDELLARHMERWSPERLGRVERNVLRLATYELLFEPELPIASAIDEAVEIAKTFATEQSGRFVNGVLAKLLPAVADRRRADMRDAGQEKRTASAAEAAREGVEDGA